A window from Pan paniscus chromosome 14, NHGRI_mPanPan1-v2.0_pri, whole genome shotgun sequence encodes these proteins:
- the LOC100992351 gene encoding putative UPF0607 protein ENSP00000383144 yields the protein MGNSLSVFCSWSHRRSWPCHQQPARLVREAFPAGQAAPMAPARVPALGIWGRFPLLFNHQRHLGPSFPVRWDSDPMRLCLIPRNTGTPQRVLPPVVWSTPSRKKPVLSARNSVMFGHLSPVRIPRLRGKFNLQLPSLDEQVIPARLPKTEVRAEEPKEAMEVKGQVETQGQEDNKRGPCSNGEAASISRPLETQGILTFSWYNPRPLEGNVHLKSLTEKNQTDKAQVHAVGFYSKGHGVARSHSPAGGILPFGRPDPLPTVLPAPVPSCSLWPEKAALKVLGKDYLPSSPGLLMVGEDMQLKDPAALGSSRSSPPKAAGHRSRKRKLSEPLLQLQPTPPLQLRWDRDEGPPPAKLPCLSPEALLVGQASQREGHLQQGNMHKNMRVLSRTSKFRRLRQLLRRRKKRRQGRCGGSRL from the coding sequence ATGGGCAACTCACTAAGCGTATTTTGTTCCTGGTCCCACCGCAGGTCCTGGCCATGCCATCAGCAACCTGCTCGTCTTGTccgtgaggccttcccagctggCCAGGCTGCCCCCATGGCTCCTGCACGTGTGCCTGCCCTGGGAATCTGGGGCCGTTTCCCACTCCTCTTCAACCATCAGCGACATCTTGGGCCTTCTTTTCCAGTCAGGTGGGACAGCGACCCTATGAGGCTGTGTCTTATCCCTCGGAACACAGGCACCCCACAGAGGGTCCTGCCTCCTGTGGTCTGGAGCACCCCCTCAAGGAAGAAACCCGTGCTGTCTGCTCGCAACTCCGTGATGTTTGGACACCTCAGCCCTGTGAGGATCCCTCGTCTCAGAGGCAAGTTTAACCTTCAACTTCCTTCATTAGATGAGCAGGTGATCCCAGCCAGGCTCCCGAAGACGGAGGTGAGGGCAGAAGAGCCCAAAGAAGCAATGGAGGTGAAAGGCCAGGTAGAGACCCAGGGGCAGGAGGACAATAAAAGGGGCCCCTGTAGCAATGGGGAAGCAGCCTCCATCTCTAGGCCCCTGGAGACTCAGGGAATCCTCACTTTCTCCTGGTACAATCCCAGGCCCTTGGAGGGAAATGTCCACCTCAAGAGCTTGACAGAAAAGAACCAGACTGACAAGGCCCAGGTGCATGCAGTGGGTTTCTACTCCAAGGGCCATGGAGTCGCCAGGTCACACAGCCCTGCTGGAGGCATCCTTCCCTTTGGGAGGCCTGACCCACTTCCAACAGTGCTCCCTGCCCCAGTTCCGAGCTGCTCCCTGTGGCCAGAGAAGGCGGCCTTGAAGGTATTGGGTAAAGACTACCTGCCCAGCTCTCCAGGCTTGCTGATGGTTGGGGAGGACATGCAGCTGAAGGATCCTGCAGCTCTTGGATCAAGTAGGTCTTCTCCACCCAAAGCTGCTGGCCACAGGTCCCGCAAAAGAAAACTGTCGGAGCCACTGCTGCAGCTGCAACCGACCCCTCCCCTGCAACTGAGGTGGGATAGAGACGAGGGGCCCCCACCAGCTAAGCTTCCATGTCTATCTCCTGAGGCACTGTTGGTGGGTCAGGCTTCCCAAAGAGAAGGACACCTCCAGCAGGGCAACATGCATAAGAACATGAGGGTGTTAAGTAGAACATCAAAATTCAGGAGACTAAGACAGCTGcttaggaggagaaagaagagacggcagggcaggtgtggtggctcacgcctgtaa